A region from the Peromyscus maniculatus bairdii isolate BWxNUB_F1_BW_parent chromosome 5, HU_Pman_BW_mat_3.1, whole genome shotgun sequence genome encodes:
- the LOC102921252 gene encoding protein CTLA-2-beta-like produces the protein MRELRQARYTGPGSFGIMLQKHPHNFALVFVTSLVLSYCLRMTSAAPPRDPSLDAEWEEWKMNFKKSYSPDEEGHRRAVWEKNKKFIENHNANYKQGKTSFTMGLNGFSDMTREEFLTICCGRSKSTRDLPKSKNLEENSNVASVMD, from the exons ATGAGGGAGCTGAGACAGGCAAGGTATACAGGCCCTGGATCCTTCGGAATCATGCTCCAAAAACATCCTCACAACTTTGCTCTG GTTTTTGTGACCTCATTAGTGCTTTCCTACTGCTTGAGAATGACATCAGCTGCTCCACCACGTGATCCCAGTTTGGATGCTGAATGGGAGGAATGGaagatgaactttaaaaaatcCTACAGCCCG GATGAAGAAGGGCACAGAAGAGCAGTGtgggaaaagaataagaaatttaTTGAGAATCACAATGCAAACTATAAGCAGGGAAAGACAAGTTTCACTATGGGCCTGAATGGATTTAGCGACATG ACACGGGAGGAATTCTTGACCATTTGCTGTGGAAGATCAAAGTCTACAAGAGATTTGCCTAAATCTAAGAATTTAGAAGAGAACAGCAATGTGGCATCTGTGATGGATTAG